A portion of the Nitratidesulfovibrio termitidis HI1 genome contains these proteins:
- a CDS encoding MarR family winged helix-turn-helix transcriptional regulator codes for MEQRFTSFAYRVGQLRRLVLLLAIERITPLGPIGKGQIPFLAELFQGGDGVSQEDLAEKLHFDKGAAARSLAKLEAAGLVTRTVNPHNRRQLVITLTPQAEALRTPFLATLRELTETMVRGFSGDEREQALGFLDRMIGNVLAELGRPCRADRPARSGRQARTDRPGTPGTTYPTGPTGPACGDAQ; via the coding sequence ATGGAACAGAGATTCACATCCTTCGCCTACCGCGTGGGCCAGCTGCGCCGCCTGGTGCTGCTGCTGGCCATAGAGCGCATTACCCCCCTGGGGCCAATAGGCAAGGGGCAGATACCCTTTCTGGCCGAACTCTTTCAGGGCGGCGACGGCGTATCGCAGGAAGACCTGGCGGAAAAGCTGCACTTCGACAAGGGTGCCGCAGCCCGCTCGCTGGCCAAGCTGGAAGCCGCCGGGCTGGTGACCCGCACCGTGAACCCGCACAACCGCCGCCAACTGGTCATCACCCTGACCCCGCAAGCCGAAGCGCTTCGCACCCCCTTTCTGGCCACCCTGCGCGAACTGACGGAAACCATGGTGCGCGGATTCTCCGGCGATGAACGCGAGCAGGCCCTGGGCTTTCTGGACCGCATGATCGGCAACGTGCTGGCCGAGTTGGGCCGCCCGTGCCGGGCAGACAGGCCGGCCAGATCGGGCAGACAGGCAAGAACGGACAGACCGGGTACCCCCGGCACGACATACCCGACTGGCCCGACTGGCCCGGCCTGTGGAGACGCGCAATGA
- a CDS encoding MFS transporter: MSPASFPFRDPAHRAATPRPAPAPVSRGAVLFVVSTSMILMPLMMSAVGVSLPAIGRDLAATAMQVGLVETTYVMALSVFLLIMGRLGDIFGRRRLFLAGLVLFTAITAVLSLSQSIRMVIGLRFLQGMGAAMIVANSFAIMLDVFPREERGRAIGIVSAAAYAGISCGPLIGGFLTTHFGWRWVFLMVLPFGISALLLVFTRLRGEWRSAKGEPFDLRGSLVYGGAIVLLTLGSSHLDEGTWAWGALAGGLACGGLFLWLESRTPFPLLEVTLLSRNRLFTLSCLSALINYASTFGVLFFLGLYLQYVRGLTPSDAGLLMIIQPVIQMVLSPIGGRLADRFPAERVATVGMVLCAVGLGVAAFIGQDTSTTLTVVVLVLLGVGYGLFASPNASAIVGSVEPRHLGVASGMTSTMRTLGMMASMIVVTIVFSVFMDGQPVSADTLPGFLSSMRTALWTFCALCAVGVLLSVGRVRGKRQAQTGNAPDDAPCKADGGR, encoded by the coding sequence ATGAGCCCCGCCTCCTTCCCCTTCCGCGATCCGGCGCACCGCGCCGCCACGCCCCGCCCGGCACCCGCGCCCGTATCGCGCGGGGCGGTGCTGTTCGTGGTCAGCACGTCCATGATCCTCATGCCGCTGATGATGTCCGCCGTGGGCGTATCGCTGCCCGCCATCGGGCGCGACCTTGCCGCCACGGCCATGCAGGTGGGCCTGGTGGAAACCACCTACGTCATGGCCCTTTCGGTGTTCCTGCTGATCATGGGCCGCCTTGGCGACATCTTCGGGCGGCGCAGGCTGTTTCTGGCCGGGCTTGTGCTGTTCACCGCCATCACCGCCGTGCTCTCGCTGTCGCAGTCCATCCGCATGGTCATCGGCCTGCGCTTTCTGCAGGGCATGGGCGCGGCCATGATCGTGGCCAACAGCTTCGCCATCATGCTCGATGTATTCCCGCGCGAGGAGCGCGGCCGGGCCATCGGCATCGTTTCGGCGGCGGCCTATGCGGGCATTTCGTGCGGGCCGCTGATCGGGGGTTTTCTGACCACCCACTTCGGGTGGCGCTGGGTGTTCCTGATGGTGCTGCCCTTCGGCATCTCCGCGCTGCTGCTGGTGTTCACGCGGCTGCGCGGCGAATGGCGCTCGGCCAAGGGGGAACCCTTCGACCTGCGCGGCAGCCTGGTGTACGGCGGGGCCATCGTGCTGCTTACCCTGGGGTCGTCGCATCTGGACGAGGGCACATGGGCCTGGGGGGCGCTGGCGGGCGGACTGGCCTGCGGCGGGCTGTTCCTGTGGCTGGAATCACGCACCCCCTTTCCGCTGCTGGAAGTCACCCTGCTGTCGCGCAACCGGCTGTTCACGCTCAGTTGCCTGTCCGCGCTCATCAACTACGCCTCCACCTTCGGGGTGCTGTTCTTTCTGGGCCTGTACCTGCAATACGTGCGGGGGCTTACCCCTAGTGACGCGGGCCTGCTGATGATCATCCAGCCGGTGATCCAGATGGTGCTTTCGCCCATCGGCGGGCGGCTGGCCGACCGCTTTCCCGCCGAACGGGTGGCCACCGTAGGCATGGTGCTGTGCGCCGTGGGCCTTGGCGTGGCCGCGTTCATCGGGCAGGACACCTCCACCACGCTCACCGTGGTGGTGCTGGTGCTGCTGGGCGTGGGCTACGGCCTGTTCGCCTCGCCCAATGCCAGCGCCATCGTGGGCAGCGTGGAGCCACGCCACCTGGGCGTGGCATCCGGCATGACCAGCACCATGCGCACCCTGGGCATGATGGCATCCATGATCGTGGTGACCATCGTGTTTTCCGTGTTCATGGACGGGCAGCCGGTGTCGGCGGACACCCTGCCGGGCTTTCTGTCCTCCATGCGCACGGCGCTGTGGACCTTCTGCGCGCTGTGCGCGGTGGGGGTGCTGCTGTCGGTGGGACGGGTGCGGGGGAAGCGACAGGCGCAAACCGGCAACGCCCCTGACGATGCACCCTGCAAGGCTGACGGCGGTCGCTGA